The following proteins are encoded in a genomic region of Dialister hominis:
- the rsmG gene encoding 16S rRNA (guanine(527)-N(7))-methyltransferase RsmG: MTIAEMMQLSVLAGREDAAQKLFAYNDLVMEMSGKINLTGIKDPEESLIKNVYDSLTVYEEKYFPENAKLLDLGTGAGFPGVPLAILRPDIQAVLADSIQKKLTFVENACQKLGIKNVKCLHIRAEEGGRRRKTRESFDIVTARAVKMLPVISEWALPFVKVGGVFAAMKGPGALDELKESGKILRELNAEVEEVKNLELPTGEKRCILYIRKTAPCPKTYPRKIGIAEKKPILGE; encoded by the coding sequence GCAGAAATGATGCAGCTGTCCGTACTTGCGGGGCGAGAGGACGCCGCGCAGAAACTCTTCGCCTACAATGACCTCGTCATGGAAATGAGCGGAAAGATCAATTTGACGGGCATCAAGGACCCTGAGGAGAGTCTGATCAAGAACGTCTACGATTCACTGACCGTCTACGAAGAAAAGTATTTTCCAGAAAACGCAAAACTCCTGGATCTTGGCACAGGCGCCGGCTTCCCCGGCGTACCCCTTGCCATTCTCCGGCCTGACATCCAGGCAGTCCTGGCAGATTCCATCCAGAAAAAACTCACCTTCGTCGAAAACGCATGCCAGAAACTAGGCATCAAAAACGTCAAGTGCCTTCACATCCGCGCCGAAGAAGGCGGAAGAAGAAGAAAAACCAGAGAATCCTTCGACATCGTCACAGCCAGAGCCGTGAAAATGCTCCCCGTTATCTCCGAATGGGCCCTCCCATTCGTCAAGGTCGGCGGCGTCTTCGCAGCCATGAAAGGCCCGGGCGCCTTAGATGAACTCAAGGAATCCGGCAAAATCCTCCGCGAACTCAACGCAGAAGTAGAAGAAGTCAAAAACCTCGAACTTCCTACAGGAGAAAAACGCTGTATCCTCTACATCAGGAAAACAGCCCCATGCCCCAAGACATACCCAAGAAAAATCGGCATCGCAGAAAAGAAACCGATACTGGGGGAATAA
- a CDS encoding phage holin family protein: protein MMWRDIEEAARRLMDLFPLKAAAGVCLLSLEQHALMFLAFSLLVAMDCLSRWLAISAGMLKEKSGEIPPLLLSLLSIPEARRKGLISSKVMKEAGLSKLFLYNICVIAAGLGDYLLSSAGSPSGLSAIAVSYLSSAEALSVTENLSEAGVKSMAGLLELFRKKES, encoded by the coding sequence ATGATGTGGCGTGATATTGAAGAAGCGGCGCGGCGGCTGATGGATTTGTTTCCTTTGAAAGCGGCGGCCGGGGTCTGCTTATTGTCTTTGGAGCAGCATGCGCTGATGTTCCTGGCGTTTTCGCTCCTGGTGGCTATGGACTGCCTTTCGAGGTGGCTGGCGATCAGCGCGGGGATGCTGAAGGAAAAGTCGGGGGAGATTCCTCCCCTGCTGCTCTCGCTTCTCTCGATTCCGGAGGCGCGGCGTAAGGGTTTGATATCCAGTAAGGTGATGAAGGAAGCCGGGCTTTCGAAGCTCTTTCTTTACAACATTTGCGTGATTGCTGCGGGCCTCGGGGATTATCTTCTGTCATCAGCCGGAAGCCCCTCGGGCCTCTCGGCCATCGCAGTCAGCTATTTGTCATCGGCCGAAGCCCTGTCCGTGACGGAGAACCTCTCCGAGGCAGGCGTGAAATCCATGGCAGGATTATTGGAATTATTCAGGAAGAAAGAATCATGA
- a CDS encoding GH25 family lysozyme produces the protein MRKGIDVSCFNDGVDWKDVRGAGMEFAIIRLGYGHRHLDELFYKHVNGALDAGLLVGTYYYSYALCPEDAKDEARFTVDILEDCGLPPERLAMGCWFDMEDADEWKTKHDALDPFLLTDMCAAYVEQMEDLGYPAGVYASLSWLEDLIETRDLPLGTPLWCARWGNEPGFPGVRLWQYTDKLPIGNQYFDGDIWF, from the coding sequence ATGAGAAAAGGAATTGACGTATCTTGCTTCAACGACGGAGTCGACTGGAAGGATGTGAGAGGAGCAGGGATGGAATTCGCCATCATCCGCCTGGGCTATGGCCACAGGCACCTGGACGAACTCTTCTACAAACACGTGAACGGCGCCCTCGACGCCGGCCTCTTAGTCGGCACCTACTATTACAGCTACGCCCTCTGCCCCGAGGACGCCAAAGACGAAGCCCGCTTCACCGTAGACATCTTAGAGGACTGCGGCCTTCCGCCCGAACGCCTCGCCATGGGCTGCTGGTTCGACATGGAAGACGCAGACGAATGGAAAACCAAACATGATGCCCTCGATCCATTCCTGTTGACCGACATGTGCGCTGCCTACGTAGAACAGATGGAAGACCTCGGCTACCCCGCCGGCGTCTACGCATCCCTCTCCTGGCTCGAAGACCTCATCGAAACAAGAGACCTGCCCCTCGGCACACCCCTCTGGTGCGCCCGCTGGGGAAATGAACCAGGCTTCCCAGGCGTCCGCCTCTGGCAATACACCGACAAACTCCCCATCGGAAACCAATACTTCGATGGAGACATCTGGTTCTAA
- a CDS encoding IS3 family transposase, translating into MKEVHEETNISIESLCRLSKVSRAAYYGWLNHIKSGRELLREKVAQEVVKIHQEYPDMGYRRMNDWIKKYSESHLMVSDSLVLRVRRILNIKSVIKYKTDGCTRNAKDPKYIFENLLNRDFDAGVSNARWMTDVTEFKYTTADGVLHKLYLSAIIDGHDRRIVSYVIGDRNNTALAFETMEKALKENPGAHPMIHTDRGFQYTSNGFHKIVEKAGLVHSMSRVGCCADNGLMEGFWGMLKRERYYTRKFTSRKAVVSMINGYIYFYNNKRIQRKLHLLAPMEVFNAAPMAA; encoded by the coding sequence ATAAAAGAAGTCCATGAAGAAACCAACATCTCCATAGAAAGTCTCTGCCGACTCTCAAAGGTCTCCAGGGCAGCTTATTACGGCTGGCTGAATCATATTAAGAGCGGCCGTGAACTGCTGAGAGAAAAGGTCGCACAGGAGGTCGTGAAAATCCATCAGGAATATCCGGATATGGGATACCGCCGGATGAACGATTGGATCAAGAAGTATAGCGAGAGCCACCTTATGGTAAGTGACAGTCTGGTTCTTCGTGTCAGGCGGATACTTAATATTAAGTCCGTGATCAAATACAAGACTGATGGCTGCACTCGTAACGCAAAGGATCCAAAGTACATTTTTGAAAACCTGCTGAACCGTGATTTCGATGCAGGCGTATCCAATGCAAGATGGATGACGGATGTCACCGAATTCAAATACACAACGGCTGATGGAGTTTTGCATAAGTTATATTTAAGCGCCATTATTGATGGCCATGACCGTCGGATTGTCTCTTATGTCATCGGCGACAGAAACAATACTGCACTGGCTTTTGAGACAATGGAAAAGGCACTTAAAGAGAATCCAGGAGCACATCCAATGATTCATACTGACCGTGGATTCCAGTATACAAGCAACGGATTCCATAAGATCGTTGAAAAAGCAGGACTGGTTCACAGCATGTCCCGCGTAGGCTGCTGTGCAGACAACGGTCTGATGGAAGGGTTCTGGGGAATGCTGAAGCGCGAACGTTACTACACACGTAAATTCACCAGCCGCAAAGCAGTGGTAAGCATGATCAACGGCTACATCTACTTCTACAACAACAAACGCATTCAGCGCAAATTACATCTTTTAGCCCCAATGGAAGTATTCAACGCAGCTCCAATGGCTGCATGA
- a CDS encoding helix-turn-helix domain-containing protein, which produces MLDQIASYLYQGVTITQAAENLHMSRITFRKWVLRYKEEGFKGLRPRQHLSYYSNQMKIQAVKEYLKGGVSMLSVCAKYRISGTLSLKTWIEAYNEHKLTDLVSEGGDLMGKRQQSVKEERVRIVQECIASGCDYNKIAKKYNMSYQTLYTWVKKFKEMGEVGLEDYRGKPIRLQTPRTEEERLRQENARLLEEKKDLIAEIALLKKKMEIEERLRSSKDSALLTFSEILKP; this is translated from the coding sequence ATGTTAGACCAGATTGCTTCATATCTCTATCAGGGTGTTACGATTACCCAGGCAGCTGAAAATCTTCATATGAGCCGCATAACATTCAGAAAATGGGTTCTCCGGTATAAAGAGGAGGGCTTTAAGGGATTGCGGCCCAGGCAGCATTTGTCTTACTACTCCAATCAGATGAAGATCCAGGCCGTAAAGGAATATCTTAAAGGCGGCGTTTCCATGCTTTCCGTCTGTGCCAAATACAGAATTTCCGGCACTCTCTCCCTTAAAACATGGATTGAGGCGTATAATGAGCATAAGTTGACAGACCTCGTTTCTGAAGGAGGAGATCTTATGGGCAAACGCCAGCAATCGGTCAAGGAAGAGCGAGTCAGAATCGTTCAGGAGTGCATCGCCAGTGGATGCGATTACAACAAGATAGCCAAGAAGTACAACATGTCCTACCAAACACTCTACACATGGGTAAAAAAGTTCAAGGAGATGGGAGAAGTTGGTCTTGAGGATTACAGAGGAAAGCCAATCAGGCTCCAAACGCCCCGGACCGAAGAAGAACGGCTGCGTCAGGAGAATGCCAGACTTCTTGAAGAGAAGAAGGATCTTATAGCAGAGATTGCCCTGCTAAAAAAAAAGATGGAGATAGAGGAAAGGTTGCGTTCCTCGAAGGATTCAGCCTTACTCACCTTCTCAGAGATTTTAAAGCCATAA
- a CDS encoding RNA polymerase sigma factor, whose protein sequence is MKKGITYNEESFEEDRRLVRLWKEGDRDAAEELLRKYDPLICREAASAREEDREDLRQELRLAFLEISKAYDEKKKIYYAYFMKIRLHYAKVDYIDQDNRRRGKDTAWPEGFDPADEKEEAPDMKDLLLFVKDLPLGPVERTLLDSILAGDPNNVQMKKIHKKRSGYYSAKARLVDILRQHKEELREILK, encoded by the coding sequence ATGAAGAAAGGAATCACGTATAACGAAGAAAGTTTTGAAGAAGACAGGAGACTTGTCAGACTCTGGAAGGAAGGGGACAGGGACGCAGCCGAGGAGCTGCTCAGGAAGTATGATCCCCTCATCTGCCGCGAAGCGGCCAGTGCGAGAGAGGAGGACCGCGAAGACCTCAGGCAGGAACTGCGCCTCGCATTTCTTGAAATCAGCAAAGCGTACGACGAAAAGAAGAAAATCTACTACGCCTACTTCATGAAAATCCGCCTCCACTACGCCAAGGTCGACTACATCGACCAGGACAACCGCCGCCGCGGCAAGGACACCGCCTGGCCCGAAGGCTTCGACCCCGCAGACGAAAAAGAGGAGGCCCCGGATATGAAGGACCTTCTCCTCTTTGTTAAAGACCTGCCCCTGGGACCCGTCGAGAGGACACTCCTGGACTCTATCCTGGCAGGCGACCCCAACAACGTCCAGATGAAAAAGATCCACAAGAAACGCTCCGGCTACTACAGCGCCAAAGCCCGCCTTGTAGACATCCTCCGCCAGCATAAAGAAGAACTTAGAGAAATTTTAAAATAA
- a CDS encoding DUF2922 domain-containing protein has product MKELVMVFDTNGTSKMTISIDNPKEEIALSDVQAAAEKLIPILITSSGAEITALNKASIVTTQTEVLE; this is encoded by the coding sequence ATGAAAGAACTCGTAATGGTATTCGACACCAATGGCACATCCAAGATGACCATCTCCATCGACAACCCGAAAGAGGAAATCGCCCTCTCCGACGTACAGGCAGCAGCTGAAAAACTGATCCCGATCCTGATCACCAGCAGCGGCGCAGAAATCACCGCCCTGAACAAAGCCTCCATCGTCACCACACAGACCGAAGTCCTCGAATAA
- a CDS encoding DUF1659 domain-containing protein: MAVKKTVSDVKLQVRLNNGTTSGGNIAIKNINLNNLKLDATEQQLIDAGNAVAALVSLPLVGVRRIEDGDLTNEE, from the coding sequence ATGGCAGTCAAGAAAACAGTCTCTGACGTAAAACTTCAGGTTCGCCTCAACAACGGCACCACATCCGGCGGCAACATCGCCATCAAGAACATCAACCTGAACAACCTGAAACTCGACGCTACCGAACAGCAGCTCATCGACGCAGGCAACGCAGTAGCCGCCCTCGTCTCCCTCCCCCTCGTAGGAGTCAGACGCATCGAAGACGGCGACCTCACCAACGAAGAATAA